The Desulfovibrio inopinatus DSM 10711 genome includes a region encoding these proteins:
- a CDS encoding glycosyltransferase, with amino-acid sequence MPVVPRVCVVSPGLDGYFAGGGEHILVLHPKPGVISIAEECERRKFTPDLLIQQEILAPRVILKDLDALQCPKLFWALDPHLNFYWHRHYAKLFDVVASTQKNWAEALRQDGHPHTDWVTWWGQDRPWQPFHKRHNTVTFVGRITQYRPVRKRFADFLQKRFHARIETEIPYADMLALYGDTRFAPNEGISSEINMRLFQATAAGCLVFNQDRTPGLEDLLEPGREIETFEDVFDLEDKLAHAIAHPDEYVEKARRAYEAVRNRHMAVHRAQALLDLVGKTSQTALTGQDADFQLQLTLAHLFLAHLIAIRPASVVQGLARHIHYPEAAALTLRVFWFMQAKEEAKKAALFALTQNSHHTSLDFNLTGAVIGLRCNMWEMAKAFWFRQCRAENQPLTPVNGPTDLLVRFADVCIKHDKIANLGFPFNDEEHLPLTTVDLLAEAVSLDINNHRLVRRFESILSRYSGLELQRIGLLSNISLHFRDDWRLSLKLAGLNARAFRIRDALEEFELARATAQRLGKIDIFKRSAQSREMAGCKAMFDRFS; translated from the coding sequence ATGCCTGTCGTCCCCCGCGTCTGCGTCGTCTCCCCCGGTCTAGACGGCTACTTCGCCGGGGGCGGTGAGCATATTCTTGTACTCCACCCCAAACCCGGCGTCATATCTATTGCCGAAGAGTGCGAACGGAGAAAGTTCACCCCAGATTTGCTCATTCAACAGGAAATCCTTGCACCGCGGGTCATTCTCAAAGACCTGGATGCGTTGCAATGCCCGAAACTCTTTTGGGCTCTCGATCCCCATCTCAATTTCTATTGGCACAGACATTATGCCAAACTTTTTGATGTCGTTGCTTCCACCCAAAAAAACTGGGCCGAGGCACTCCGGCAAGATGGTCACCCTCATACCGACTGGGTGACCTGGTGGGGGCAAGATCGTCCCTGGCAGCCTTTTCACAAGCGCCACAACACAGTCACGTTCGTTGGACGTATCACGCAGTATCGGCCCGTACGAAAACGATTCGCCGATTTTTTACAAAAACGATTTCACGCCCGCATTGAAACAGAAATCCCCTACGCCGACATGCTTGCGCTCTATGGAGACACACGGTTTGCTCCAAATGAAGGCATTTCTTCGGAAATCAATATGCGTCTTTTCCAGGCAACAGCAGCCGGGTGTTTGGTCTTTAATCAAGATCGTACTCCCGGATTGGAAGACCTTCTCGAACCCGGTCGTGAAATCGAAACGTTTGAAGATGTTTTCGACCTGGAAGACAAGCTCGCCCACGCGATCGCGCATCCAGACGAATATGTTGAGAAAGCACGCCGTGCCTACGAAGCTGTCCGGAACAGGCATATGGCCGTCCACCGGGCACAAGCCCTGCTCGATCTTGTCGGTAAAACGTCGCAGACAGCACTGACCGGACAGGATGCCGATTTTCAACTTCAACTCACATTGGCACATCTTTTTCTGGCCCATCTGATCGCAATACGTCCAGCCAGCGTTGTCCAAGGACTTGCCCGTCACATTCACTATCCAGAAGCCGCAGCTTTGACCCTTCGCGTCTTTTGGTTCATGCAGGCGAAAGAGGAGGCGAAAAAAGCCGCTCTCTTCGCTCTCACGCAGAATAGCCATCACACCAGCCTCGACTTCAATCTTACAGGAGCAGTAATCGGTCTACGATGCAATATGTGGGAAATGGCCAAAGCCTTCTGGTTTCGCCAATGCCGTGCCGAGAATCAACCACTGACACCTGTAAATGGTCCGACTGATCTACTTGTCCGATTCGCAGATGTTTGCATCAAGCATGACAAAATCGCCAATCTTGGCTTTCCGTTCAACGACGAAGAACATCTCCCGCTGACAACAGTGGACCTGCTCGCCGAAGCCGTTTCACTCGACATCAATAATCATCGCTTGGTCAGACGTTTCGAGTCGATATTAAGCCGATATTCCGGTTTAGAACTCCAACGAATTGGTCTGCTCTCCAACATTTCACTTCATTTTCGCGACGATTGGCGATTGAGCCTGAAGCTCGCAGGACTCAATGCCCGTGCATTTCGAATCCGTGATGCTCTGGAAGAATTTGAATTGGCTCGCGCTACAGCGCAACGACTTGGAAAAATCGACATCTTTAAACGAAGTGCCCAAAGCCGGGAAATGGCGGGATGCAAAGCGATGTTTGACCGATTTTCCTAA
- a CDS encoding winged helix-turn-helix domain-containing protein, translated as MDELSTTMRLHLWFETDDGMILGLGRARLLALVAETGSLNKAAKAMGMSYRAAWGRIKKTEAVLGEPLLEKEGGRKGFTLNEKGKRLVQTFQTLHADIEQYALEQARTRLQWDIQPFKDATYDDPDN; from the coding sequence ATGGATGAGCTGTCGACTACGATGCGGTTGCATCTTTGGTTTGAAACAGACGACGGCATGATTTTGGGACTTGGCCGGGCCAGATTATTGGCCTTGGTGGCTGAGACCGGATCTTTGAATAAAGCGGCAAAAGCCATGGGGATGTCCTATCGGGCAGCCTGGGGCCGCATAAAAAAAACTGAAGCAGTCCTGGGAGAACCTCTTTTGGAGAAAGAAGGAGGGCGCAAAGGCTTCACGCTAAACGAGAAAGGGAAGAGACTTGTCCAAACCTTCCAGACGTTGCACGCCGACATTGAGCAATATGCGCTGGAACAGGCTCGGACTCGTCTTCAATGGGACATTCAGCCTTTTAAGGATGCCACATATGACGACCCCGACAATTGA
- a CDS encoding FmdE family protein — translation MTTPTIEACIGQYSADQYIDLITRFHSYPAPGLIVGGFMVELAKRHMPEGVLYDAVAETSSCLPDAIQLLTPCTAGNNWLKIVDLGRYAMTLFNKHTGEGVRVHLDQAKLGGYDEYRVWYFKEKHKKDQNSSKLRRQIFEAGESVLTVTPVRVLDRYVGKVSKGGIGVCPICNEAYPVRHGPVCLGCSGQAPTFSTEPSKASSLAAKIVPVEEAVGKTTVHDMTRIAPGTFKGVEFKRGHTISVGDVCRLQHMGRMHVYVADEEAAAGDAVHEDEAAGRFATSLCAEGSLVADGPVHEGKITLAAAHDGLLLVNDEALKAFNLCPDVALSVRRSASLVKKGDRVAGVRALPLFIDRPRFLAAHSVLKRGTVISVAPLRPAKVGILITGTEVFQGLIEDRFEPILTKKVQALGSQVIASRIVPDDKDAIKAALADFLGAGCDLIMTTAGLSVDPDDVTRQAIIEAGAQDIRFGVPLLPGNMALVAKIGAADLLGVPACALFYKTTSIDRLLPRILAGVSPTRQELASFANGGFCLNCETCSFPHCPFGG, via the coding sequence ATGACGACCCCGACAATTGAGGCTTGCATTGGACAGTATTCTGCAGATCAATACATTGATCTTATAACTCGATTCCACAGTTATCCAGCGCCAGGACTTATTGTCGGTGGATTTATGGTGGAATTGGCCAAACGCCATATGCCCGAAGGGGTGCTCTACGACGCTGTTGCAGAGACCTCCTCATGCCTGCCCGATGCCATACAGCTTCTCACCCCATGTACGGCAGGCAACAACTGGCTGAAAATTGTCGACTTGGGTCGATATGCCATGACGTTGTTCAATAAGCATACGGGCGAAGGTGTTCGTGTGCATCTCGATCAGGCCAAGCTTGGTGGCTATGACGAGTATAGAGTCTGGTATTTCAAGGAAAAGCACAAGAAAGATCAGAACTCGAGCAAGCTGCGCAGACAAATATTTGAAGCAGGAGAGTCGGTGCTGACCGTAACTCCGGTTCGTGTTCTTGATCGGTATGTTGGCAAGGTCAGTAAAGGGGGTATTGGCGTCTGTCCCATCTGTAACGAAGCCTACCCCGTTCGGCACGGCCCTGTGTGTTTGGGCTGTTCCGGCCAGGCTCCGACGTTTTCTACCGAACCGTCGAAGGCATCATCTCTCGCGGCAAAGATTGTTCCTGTGGAAGAAGCCGTGGGGAAGACCACTGTCCACGACATGACACGTATCGCTCCAGGGACATTCAAGGGAGTTGAGTTCAAGCGAGGTCATACAATTTCTGTTGGTGACGTTTGTCGTCTCCAACATATGGGTCGTATGCATGTGTATGTTGCCGATGAAGAAGCTGCGGCTGGTGATGCCGTCCATGAGGACGAAGCTGCCGGTCGTTTTGCGACTTCCTTGTGTGCCGAGGGTTCGCTCGTTGCTGATGGTCCGGTTCATGAAGGAAAAATTACGTTAGCAGCAGCACATGATGGTTTGCTTTTGGTCAATGACGAGGCTTTGAAAGCATTCAATTTATGTCCTGATGTGGCTCTTTCCGTCAGACGTTCGGCCAGTCTCGTCAAAAAGGGTGATCGTGTCGCCGGAGTTCGAGCTCTTCCGCTTTTTATCGATCGGCCTCGTTTCCTCGCCGCTCATAGTGTCTTAAAACGCGGCACGGTGATTTCGGTGGCTCCACTGCGTCCCGCAAAAGTCGGCATTCTCATTACCGGCACCGAAGTTTTTCAGGGTCTCATTGAGGACCGGTTCGAACCGATTTTGACGAAAAAGGTGCAGGCTCTTGGTAGTCAGGTTATTGCGTCTCGTATTGTCCCTGACGATAAAGACGCGATCAAGGCGGCCCTGGCCGATTTTCTTGGTGCAGGCTGCGATCTTATCATGACGACAGCAGGATTGTCGGTTGACCCCGATGATGTCACCCGGCAGGCGATTATTGAGGCTGGCGCACAGGATATTCGCTTTGGGGTTCCATTGTTGCCTGGGAATATGGCGCTTGTAGCCAAAATCGGAGCGGCCGACTTGCTTGGTGTTCCCGCATGTGCGTTGTTCTACAAAACCACGAGTATTGACCGTCTTCTTCCTCGCATTCTGGCCGGAGTTTCACCAACGCGTCAGGAGTTGGCGTCGTTTGCCAATGGAGGATTCTGTCTCAACTGTGAAACGTGTTCCTTTCCGCA
- a CDS encoding MATE family efflux transporter: MTASIDLDSPYRAIWHLAWPQILMMLFHFFVGAADVFVAARLGREEQAAFGMISHALFFFLVLAIATSNGTVAAVSQSIGAGKELRAQRYIGMSLLLGVLLGGVILIVGQIFKDLFLGLLQVPTGLEDITSYILSVFLLLLPIQYLFIITNAVFRARKEVKIPLVSMSIMTILNAIGDFGLGFGLWGLPELGYKGLAWTTFGSVTAGLMFNLCILKYKGLLLRETIPPVRWMRRGIGYLFKVAWPSGLMQVSWQTGYLVLFAITASLPEGSVDALAGMSAGIRIESLLFLPAFALNLTASILVGHYLGAGNPEEAKRFGFRIAAIGVGFLTVLSACIWPFAQNAASIFAVDPRVLAEAVSYLKYNLLSIPFTVCTMILAGSLNGAGATLYNLVAFSLAIWLVRLPTAYVLGHLVLHDAAGVWASMLVSQIVQAFSLLYVFTFKNWQRFSLGRKTKPIISKERSHAHGV, encoded by the coding sequence ATGACTGCTTCTATTGACCTTGACTCACCATATCGTGCTATCTGGCACTTGGCCTGGCCTCAAATTCTTATGATGCTGTTCCACTTTTTTGTCGGAGCAGCCGATGTTTTTGTTGCCGCTCGCCTCGGTCGAGAAGAGCAAGCTGCGTTTGGGATGATTTCCCATGCGCTCTTCTTCTTTCTCGTCCTTGCCATCGCAACCTCCAACGGTACCGTGGCTGCAGTAAGTCAGTCTATTGGCGCGGGGAAAGAACTCCGTGCTCAGCGGTATATCGGAATGAGCCTTCTTCTCGGGGTACTTCTTGGTGGAGTTATTCTGATTGTCGGCCAAATTTTTAAAGACCTCTTCCTCGGTCTTCTCCAAGTCCCGACCGGTCTTGAGGACATCACATCGTATATTCTCAGCGTGTTCTTGCTCCTGCTCCCTATCCAATACCTGTTCATCATCACGAATGCCGTGTTTCGCGCTCGGAAAGAAGTCAAGATCCCGCTCGTTTCCATGAGCATCATGACAATACTGAACGCCATTGGTGATTTTGGATTGGGATTCGGGTTATGGGGATTGCCGGAGCTTGGGTATAAAGGATTGGCATGGACAACCTTCGGCTCGGTAACTGCAGGTCTCATGTTCAATTTGTGCATTCTCAAGTATAAAGGTCTCCTCCTGCGAGAAACAATCCCTCCTGTTCGCTGGATGCGACGCGGCATCGGTTACCTGTTCAAAGTCGCCTGGCCATCAGGGTTAATGCAGGTTTCCTGGCAAACCGGATACCTTGTCCTGTTCGCCATCACGGCATCATTGCCGGAGGGAAGTGTTGATGCATTGGCTGGCATGTCGGCAGGTATTCGGATCGAATCACTGCTTTTTCTCCCTGCCTTTGCACTCAATTTGACGGCATCCATCCTTGTGGGGCATTATTTGGGTGCAGGAAATCCTGAAGAAGCGAAACGCTTCGGTTTTCGTATTGCCGCTATAGGTGTTGGCTTTCTGACTGTCCTCTCAGCCTGTATCTGGCCATTTGCTCAAAATGCGGCATCAATCTTTGCCGTTGATCCTCGCGTACTCGCCGAGGCTGTCAGCTATTTAAAGTATAACCTCTTGTCTATTCCGTTTACGGTCTGCACCATGATCCTGGCCGGTTCGCTCAATGGGGCCGGGGCAACGCTCTATAACCTGGTCGCATTTTCATTGGCCATCTGGTTGGTTCGTTTGCCCACAGCCTATGTACTTGGGCATCTTGTCTTACACGATGCAGCCGGTGTTTGGGCATCTATGCTCGTCTCGCAAATCGTCCAGGCGTTTAGCCTTCTGTACGTTTTCACGTTCAAAAACTGGCAACGATTCAGCCTGGGGCGTAAAACCAAACCCATCATCAGCAAGGAGCGATCACATGCACATGGAGTTTGA
- a CDS encoding DUF2156 domain-containing protein: MHMEFEAPSLARREEYLAALSKMPQKASDYSFGNIYGWAESYGLEWAFTPDYVLIRQTIPHVVYWAPVGNWDAVDWTGCPCIAAGMEFIRIPETLANSLSAQLGDKIEVKELRDHFDYLYSVQELIELKGNRFHKKKNLLKQFSKHYDFEYHVISPDCIEEVLEMQSDWCLWREDECNKTLIAENKAISRVLKTFDRQPELFGGTIKVDGKVIAYTVAEELEPGTVVIHFEKGHTNFKGVYQAINQQFLEHTASQYDIVNREQDIGDEGLRKAKMSYNPVGFLKKYNILVK, translated from the coding sequence ATGCACATGGAGTTTGAAGCGCCAAGTCTCGCCCGAAGGGAAGAGTACCTGGCCGCATTGTCGAAAATGCCACAAAAAGCCTCGGATTATAGCTTCGGAAATATTTATGGATGGGCCGAATCATACGGTCTCGAATGGGCATTCACCCCCGATTATGTTCTCATTCGCCAAACGATTCCCCATGTTGTCTATTGGGCTCCCGTCGGCAATTGGGATGCCGTCGATTGGACCGGATGCCCGTGTATAGCTGCGGGCATGGAATTCATCCGTATCCCGGAAACGCTAGCCAACAGCCTCTCTGCACAACTTGGAGACAAGATTGAAGTCAAAGAGTTGCGCGACCATTTCGACTACCTCTACTCCGTTCAAGAGCTCATTGAATTAAAAGGAAATCGATTCCATAAAAAAAAGAATCTCCTTAAACAATTCAGCAAGCACTACGATTTTGAATACCATGTAATATCACCGGATTGCATTGAGGAAGTTCTTGAAATGCAGTCAGACTGGTGTCTCTGGCGTGAAGATGAATGTAATAAAACGCTTATTGCAGAGAACAAAGCCATATCTCGTGTTTTAAAAACGTTTGATAGACAGCCTGAACTCTTCGGTGGAACAATTAAAGTGGATGGGAAAGTCATCGCCTACACTGTCGCCGAAGAACTCGAACCAGGTACCGTGGTCATCCACTTTGAAAAAGGACACACCAACTTCAAAGGTGTATACCAAGCCATCAACCAACAATTTCTTGAACACACCGCATCACAGTACGACATCGTCAATCGAGAGCAAGACATCGGCGACGAAGGCTTGCGTAAAGCCAAAATGTCGTATAACCCGGTCGGATTCCTTAAGAAATACAATATTCTTGTAAAATAA